One stretch of Paraburkholderia fungorum DNA includes these proteins:
- a CDS encoding peptidylprolyl isomerase produces MVELHTNHGVIKLELDAEKAPKSVENFLNYVKAGHYDNTVFHRVIDGFMIQGGGFEPGMKQKPTAEPITNEANNGLKNVNGSVAMARTNDPHSATAQFFINVNDNDFLNHSSPTPQGWGYAVFGKVVEGLDIVEKIKKVKTGSKGFHQDVPADDVVIEKAVIVD; encoded by the coding sequence ATGGTTGAACTGCACACAAACCACGGCGTCATCAAACTCGAACTGGACGCTGAGAAAGCGCCGAAGTCGGTTGAGAACTTCCTCAACTACGTGAAGGCCGGTCACTACGACAACACGGTGTTTCACCGCGTGATCGACGGCTTCATGATTCAGGGCGGCGGTTTCGAACCCGGCATGAAGCAGAAGCCGACGGCCGAGCCGATCACCAACGAAGCGAACAACGGCCTGAAGAACGTCAACGGCTCGGTTGCAATGGCTCGCACGAACGACCCGCACTCGGCTACGGCACAATTCTTCATCAACGTGAACGACAACGACTTCCTGAACCACTCGTCGCCGACGCCGCAGGGCTGGGGCTACGCCGTGTTCGGCAAAGTCGTCGAAGGTCTGGACATCGTCGAGAAGATCAAGAAGGTCAAGACGGGTTCGAAGGGCTTCCATCAGGACGTGCCGGCTGACGACGTCGTGATCGAAAAGGCTGTGATCGTCGACTAG
- a CDS encoding UDP-2,3-diacylglucosamine diphosphatase: MLQETPLRSVAAGVPGEGKRPHAARPFFFLSDIHLSEAIPHTVAAFEHFIRVTADQADSVFILGDLFEYWVGDDMLVEPFVARMAALLHTLTERGIALYIMHGNRDFLLGKRFTKAAGAIWLPDPFVITAFGTRIALAHGDGLCTADRGYQIFRRFARIRFAQMLFLASPFRWRRKLAENMRSKSEHGRMRPVSMKYDVTPKAVAALFKKSKAATIIHGHTHRPARHREPGGTRWVLPDWDLDHGEPRGGYLRIDAEGIRALPLG; this comes from the coding sequence ATGCTGCAAGAAACGCCGCTGCGAAGCGTCGCCGCGGGCGTGCCTGGCGAGGGCAAACGCCCGCACGCCGCACGCCCGTTTTTTTTCCTCTCCGACATTCATTTGAGCGAGGCGATTCCGCACACGGTCGCCGCGTTCGAACACTTCATTCGCGTCACCGCCGACCAGGCTGATTCGGTTTTCATTCTCGGCGACCTGTTCGAATACTGGGTCGGCGACGACATGCTCGTCGAGCCATTCGTCGCGCGCATGGCGGCGTTGCTGCACACGCTGACGGAGCGCGGCATTGCGCTTTACATCATGCACGGCAATCGCGACTTTCTGCTCGGCAAGCGCTTCACGAAAGCGGCCGGCGCGATCTGGCTGCCCGATCCGTTCGTGATCACCGCATTCGGCACGCGCATTGCGCTCGCGCACGGCGACGGCTTGTGTACCGCCGATCGCGGTTATCAGATTTTCCGGCGATTTGCCCGCATCCGTTTCGCGCAGATGCTGTTTCTGGCGTCGCCGTTCCGCTGGCGGCGCAAGCTCGCGGAGAACATGCGCTCGAAGAGCGAGCACGGCCGCATGCGGCCCGTTTCGATGAAATACGATGTGACGCCAAAGGCGGTCGCTGCACTGTTCAAGAAGTCGAAAGCGGCAACGATTATTCACGGGCACACACATCGGCCCGCGCGGCACCGCGAGCCGGGCGGCACGCGTTGGGTTCTGCCGGATTGGGATCTCGATCACGGCGAGCCGCGAGGCGGCTATCTGCGGATCGATGCCGAAGGGATTCGGGCCTTGCCGTTGGGGTAA
- the cysE gene encoding serine O-acetyltransferase — translation MFTRLREDIATIRERDPAARSAWEVITCYPGLHSLVLHRLAHACWQAKRRWLARFVSQMARFLTGIEIHPGATVGRRVFIDHGMGVVIGETAQIGDDCTIYQGVTLGGTSLTRGAKRHPTLERGVIVGAGAKVLGGFTIGMEAKIGSNAVVTKPVPARGTAVGNPARIIVPAASAVASTATVPAGANVGSGGTTRDTKCSTESSAFCAYGITPNADDPVSLAIHGLIDHAATQSKRIDEIVGALERLGTSLEGLQGADAALLDLRRLSAAIAGKVEGAAAER, via the coding sequence ATGTTCACGAGACTTCGCGAAGATATCGCCACCATCCGCGAGCGCGACCCCGCCGCCCGCAGCGCATGGGAAGTCATCACGTGTTATCCCGGTTTGCACTCGCTTGTGCTGCACCGGCTCGCGCACGCGTGCTGGCAGGCAAAGCGACGCTGGCTCGCGCGCTTCGTTTCGCAGATGGCGCGGTTTCTTACCGGCATCGAAATCCATCCGGGCGCGACGGTCGGGCGGCGCGTGTTCATCGACCACGGCATGGGTGTGGTGATCGGCGAAACCGCGCAGATCGGCGACGACTGCACGATCTACCAGGGCGTGACGCTCGGCGGCACGTCGCTCACGCGCGGCGCAAAGCGGCACCCGACGCTCGAGCGCGGGGTGATCGTCGGTGCGGGCGCGAAGGTGCTCGGCGGCTTCACGATCGGCATGGAAGCGAAGATCGGCTCGAATGCCGTGGTGACCAAGCCGGTGCCCGCGCGGGGCACGGCGGTCGGCAATCCGGCTCGGATCATCGTGCCGGCAGCGTCGGCCGTGGCTTCGACGGCGACGGTTCCGGCTGGCGCCAACGTCGGCTCGGGCGGCACCACGCGCGACACGAAATGTTCGACGGAAAGCAGCGCGTTCTGCGCGTACGGCATCACGCCGAATGCCGATGACCCGGTGTCGCTGGCTATTCACGGTTTGATCGATCATGCGGCCACGCAATCAAAGCGCATCGATGAAATCGTCGGTGCGCTGGAGCGGTTGGGCACGAGCCTCGAAGGCCTGCAAGGCGCGGATGCCGCGTTGCTCGATCTGCGACGCTTGTCGGCAGCGATTGCGGGGAAAGTGGAAGGGGCGGCGGCGGAGCGTTGA